In Oryza sativa Japonica Group chromosome 2, ASM3414082v1, the following are encoded in one genomic region:
- the LOC9267918 gene encoding protein ROOT PRIMORDIUM DEFECTIVE 1: MASILFGHRNLCVFPLRRHILDEVYQHGPYNCTIQRRWKKPVDSARTRLEGRTRDHKLDKLMIQLKNLRLALDLHELISQQRNKYASLQLLSRWRHEVGLNIEIGAFLKKYPHIFDIYVHPIKRNECCKVTPKMSELIAQEDAAIRENEPAIAKRLKKLLTLSKDGTLNMHALWLVRRELGLPDDYRCSILPNHQSDFSLSSPDTLTLITRDENLAVADVEEWRAKEYTEKWLAESETKYAFPINFPTGFKIEKGFRGKLGNWQRLPYTKAYEKNELHPIRNIERLEKRIVGILHELLSLTIEKMIPLERLSHFRKPFEMEVNLRELILKHPGIFYISTKGSTQTVLLRESYSKGCLVHPNPVYNVRRKMLGLILSGCCGVDEMDSPLWFSEEYNQESSNES; the protein is encoded by the coding sequence ATGGCATCTATATTGTTTGGTCATAGAAATCTGTGTGTCTTTCCCCTGAGAAGGCACATATTGGATGAGGTATACCAGCATGGTCCTTATAATTGTACCATACAGAGGAGGTGGAAAAAGCCAGTTGATTCAGCAAGAACTCGTCTGGAGGGCAGAACAAGGGATCATAAACTGGACAAGCTGATGATTCAGCTGAAGAACCTCAGGCTGGCTTTGGATTTACATGAGTTGATATCTCAGCAGAGGAACAAATATGCATCTCTCCAACTCCTCTCCAGGTGGAGACATGAGGTCGGCTTGAACATTGAGATAGGCGCTTTCCTCAAGAAATATCCCCACATTTTCGACATTTATGTGCACCCAATCAAAAGAAATGAATGCTGTAAGGTCACCCCAAAAATGTCTGAATTGATTGCACAAGAAGATGCTGCCATCAGGGAAAATGAGCCTGCTATTGCTAAGCGGCTCAAGAAGCTTCTCACGCTATCGAAGGATGGAACTCTGAATATGCATGCATTGTGGCTCGTAAGAAGAGAACTTGGCCTGCCTGATGACTATAGGTGCTCTATACTACCAAACCATCAGTCTGATTTTTCTCTAAGTTCCCCTGATACTCTGACATTGATCACTAGGGATGAAAATCTTGCTGTAGCTGATGTTGAAGAATGGAGAGCAAAGGAATATACAGAAAAATGGTTAGCTGAATCTGAGACAAAATATGCTTTTCCTATTAACTTTCCAACCGGCTTTAAGATCGAGAAAGGTTTTAGGGGAAAGCTTGGGAATTGGCAGAGGCTTCCCTACACTAAGGCTTATGAGAAGAATGAATTGCATCCAATCCGCAATATCGAGCGGCTCGAGAAACGTATTGTTGGCATTCTTCATGAGCTTTTAAGCTTGACAATAGAAAAGATGATACCACTTGAGAGGCTGTCACACTTCAGAAAACCTTTTGAAATGGAGGTAAACCTGCGGGAACTTATTCTTAAGCACCCTGGCATTTTCTACATCTCAACCAAAGGAAGCACACAAACTGTCCTTCTTAGAGAGAGTTACAGTAAGGGATGCCTGGTTCATCCTAACCCTGTCTACAATGTAAGAAGGAAAATGCTAGGGCTTATTTTGTCAGGATGTTGTGGCGTTGATGAAATGGACAGTCCACTTTGGTTTTCTGAGGAGTACAATCAGGAAAGCAGTAACGAGTCATAG
- the LOC4329315 gene encoding uncharacterized protein codes for MSAEAHKLRFVRCPKCLQLLVEYPSISVYQCGGCGAVLRAKNRFMSVTQTGSKPDEHNNISSSLNGSSQDNESACSDGQKIDSSSAQPNEDAVEENIPSTTKDAKSCEAVNQEQNTTTVQSVTPTEDENKEKCPTTDADIRDTGCMVKVPHDMCTGADSSPMLIDKVENIGTSENTDLGKGYSYDCVSDGNAGSDVAAVHIAGEEPGAISNHSMKGEVDSVTDQIFSVSNKNVNCKELDERTNLCKETEAKSCNELIQMEERSQPNEGFHVESHEDLIEELERSLSFSDDEESLLDATGNNELNEALQFQIGSRRFSPGSKMNDASRSDPHGRLIEELERSFSDAEEAAEQHVVVVDKVITERDFGNEHGKVPTSLVAESGHPCEGNISSYDDGHQKSGQSFQQNELTADETEEKEHGLLENDSKINCIHGNEHAMVADNDIAEIHSEHDKDPQLLDGESAKLCEGTISSFDGHLKSGQCFQEDEPTADGNKQKEESHMGNNNVTDCAHEDNATVVGFSSLSNDGIHCKSPIFNEKEEERSDKYRANQLYQGLSLDSEDFMSIQNFIESQMDGTSSSLSSGSPNQGNLSLKSSTKFKFDRLERLKKIDELRDQLNRLCSKKRLENRYRMKGLEYQPQLSSYYVDQHSQNVDADSIQSSSTLGSYYWNGKQPSYPPRNQFSPPHSCTHCHFGHVETHMPHNYGAWDEFNSYYQPSYAGSSIIDHDSLNSSYKEQKRVVRKHILRPVSGASPFTVCNSCFNLVQMPSDIYISKTKMGKMQCGQCSKVLVLSFPAIHHACANSSKEVASKSNKHKGSIVVKPEDAASHFAESFTRDPVSMNEEYGASFTRSFSTQAGSALAASQSGKNVSDSTLHRLMGYDSASQLLHDLRHSKVYDDGYESFESMVPVSSRVSRRKNT; via the exons ATGTCGGCGGAAGCACATAAGCTTCGGTTCGTTAGATGCCCAAAATGCCTCCAGCTTCTTGTGGAATATCCATCCATTTCTGTCTACCAGTGCGGTGGCTGTGGTGCTGTTCTTAGAG CAAAGAACCGATTCATGTCTGTCACACAAACTGGATCCAAACCTGATGAACACAACAATATTTCAAGTAGCTTGAATGGGTCCTCTCAGGACAACGAATCAGCTTGCTCAGATGGACAGAAAATTGACTCTTCTAGTGCTCAGCCTAATGAAGACGCTGTGGAGGAAAACATTCCCTCCACTACCAAGGATGCAAAATCATGTGAAGCAGTAAATCAAGAACAAAATACGACCACTGTACAGAGCGTAACCCCTACCGAGGATGAGAATAAGGAGAAATGTCCTACAACTGATGCAGATATCCGAGACACTGGTTGTATGGTCAAAGTGCCACATGATATGTGCACTGGAGCTGATTCTAGTCCTATGTTGATTGACAAAGTAGAGAATATTGGCACAAGTGAAAATACAGACTTGGGAAAAGGTTACAGTTACGATTGTGTATCTGATGGAAATGCTGGTAGTGATGTTGCTGCTGTCCACATTGCAGGTGAGGAACCAGGAGCAATTTCTAATCATAGTATGAAGGGGGAGGTAGATAGTGTGACTGACCAAATATTTTCTGTTAGCAATAAAAATGTGAACTGCAAAGAGTTAGATGAAAGAACCAATCTGTGTAAGGAAACTGAGGCCAAGTCTTGTAATGAATTGATTCAAATGGAGGAGAGGTCACAGCCGAATGAAGGTTTTCATGTTGAATCTCATGAAGATCTGATTGAAGAATTGGAAAGATCTCTATCATTTAGTGATGATGAAGAGAGCTTGTTGGATGCAACTGGCAACAATGAACTTAATGAAGCTCTACAGTTTCAAATTGGTAGCAGGAGATTTTCTCCAGGTAGCAAAATGAATGATGCTTCTCGAAGTGATCCTCATGGTCGACTGATTGAAGAACTGGAGAGATCTTTCAGTGATGCAGAAGAAGCAGCGGAGCAGCATGTTGTGGTTGTGGATAAGGTCATTACAGAGAGAGATTTTGGTAATGAGCATGGCAAGGTTCCAACTTCCCTGGTTGCTGAAAGTGGACATCCATGTGAAGGAAACATCTCATCATATGATGATGGGCATCAGAAATCTGGTCAGAGTTTTCAACAGAATGAACTAACAGCTGATGAAACTGAAGAAAAGGAGCATGGTCTCTTGGAAAATGACAGCAAGATCAACTGTATTCATGGGAATGAGCATGCCATGGTTGCAGACAATGACATTGCAGAGATTCATAGTGAGCATGATAAGGATCCACAGTTGCTGGATGGTGAAAGTGCAAAATTATGTGAAGGAACCATTTCTTCATTTGATGGACATCTCAAATCTGGACAATGTTTTCAAGAAGATGAGCCAACTGCTGATGGAAATAAACAAAAGGAGGAGAGCCATATGGGCAATAACAATGTGACCGACTGTGCACATGAGGATAATGCAACTGTTGTTGGTTTCTCAAGCTTGTCAAATGATGGGATTCACTGCAAATCACCTATATTTAAtgagaaagaagaagagagatcAGATAAATACAGAGCTAATCAACTTTATCAGGGACTTTCACTTGATTCTGAGGACTTCATGTCAATCCAAAACTTTATCGAGTCACAAATGGATGGGACATCAAGTTCTCTCTCAAGTGGGTCTCCCAATCAAGGAAATTTGTCTCTGAAATCATCAACCAAATTCAAGTTTGATCGACTTGAGCGCCTCAAGAAGATCGATGAGCTAAGAGATCAGCTAAATAGGCTTTGTAGCAAAAAGCGCTTGGAGAATAGGTATCGGATGAAAGGCCTTGAGTACCAGCCACAACTGAGTAGCTACTACGTTGACCAACATAGTCAAAATGTTGATGCAGATTCCATCCAAAGTTCCTCTACTCTAGGGTCCTATTATTGGAATGGAAAGCAACCAAGTTACCCTCCACGAAACCAGTTCTCGCCACCTCATTCATGCACACACTGCCATTTTGGGCATGTGGAAACGCACATGCCACACAATTATGGTGCTTGGGATGAGTTCAATTCGTATTACCAGCCTTCATATGCTGGAAGCTCAATCATTGATCATGACTCACTCAATTCAAGCTACAAGGAGCAGAAGCGAGTGGTGCGAAAGCATATTTTGCGGCCTGTGTCAGGTGCTTCACCATTTACAGTATGCAATAGCTGTTTCAATTTAGTTCAAATGCCATCAGATATCTACATATCCAAAACAAAGATGGGCAAAATGCAGTGCGGCCAGTGCTCCAAGGTTCTTGTATTATCATTTCCTGCCATACACCACGCGTGTGCAAATAGCAGTAAGGAGGTAGCCTCAAAATCAAACAAGCACAAAGGCAGCATAGTCGTTAAGCCTGAGGATGCTGCTTCTCATTTTGCTGAGTCCTTTACTCGAGATCCTGTCAGTATGAATGAAGAATATGGAGCATCTTTCACAAGAAGCTTCTCTACTCAAGCTGGATCAGCCCTTGCTGCCTCACAAAGTGGCAAGAATGTTTCAGATTCGACACTTCATAGACTCATGGGATATGATTCAGCAAGCCAGCTACTACATGACTTACGTCACAGCAAGGTTTATGATGACGGATACGAGAGCTTTGAGTCAATGGTGCCAGTATCCAGCAGAGTATCCAGAAGAAAGAACACTTGA